Proteins encoded in a region of the Planococcus shixiaomingii genome:
- a CDS encoding argininosuccinate synthase → MNKKIVLAYSGGLDTSVAIPWLKAQGYDVVAVCLDIGEGKDLNFIKQKALQVGAVESYMIDAREEFANEYALISMQAHTLYEGKYPLVSALSRPLISKKLVEIAEETGSTAVAHGCTGKGNDQVRFEVSIKSLNPNLEVVAPVRAWAWSRDEEIAYALEHNVPIPVNLDSPFSIDQNLWGRANECGVLEDPWAAPPEEAYDVTAALENTPDTPDIVEIEFVNGVPTQLNGVSYTFAKLILELNDIAGKHGVGRIDHVENRLVGIKSREIYEAPAAMTLIAAHKELEDITLVKEMAHFKPVIEKKLTELIYEGLWFSPLRIALQAFLKETQVYVNGTVRVKLFKGHAIIEGRKSPNSLYSEQLATYSTDDTFNHSSAVGFIELWGLPTVVNSMVNKKEKVAVKEQVKS, encoded by the coding sequence ATGAACAAAAAAATCGTATTGGCATATTCAGGCGGATTAGATACATCGGTGGCCATTCCATGGCTGAAAGCACAAGGCTATGACGTGGTTGCGGTCTGCCTCGATATTGGAGAAGGAAAAGATTTGAACTTCATCAAACAAAAAGCGCTTCAAGTCGGAGCGGTGGAAAGCTATATGATCGACGCGAGAGAAGAATTTGCCAACGAATACGCGCTTATTTCTATGCAGGCCCATACATTATATGAAGGAAAATACCCGCTTGTTTCCGCGTTATCGCGTCCGCTTATTTCGAAAAAATTAGTGGAAATTGCTGAAGAGACCGGGTCAACGGCAGTTGCACACGGCTGTACCGGAAAAGGCAACGACCAAGTGCGTTTTGAAGTATCGATCAAATCGTTGAATCCAAACCTGGAAGTAGTGGCGCCGGTCCGTGCATGGGCTTGGTCACGCGATGAAGAAATCGCTTATGCACTGGAGCATAATGTGCCGATCCCGGTCAATTTGGACAGCCCGTTCTCTATCGACCAAAATTTATGGGGCCGTGCCAACGAATGCGGCGTTTTGGAAGATCCATGGGCAGCGCCGCCAGAAGAAGCATATGATGTGACAGCGGCTTTGGAAAACACGCCGGACACGCCGGATATCGTGGAAATTGAATTTGTAAACGGCGTGCCGACTCAATTGAATGGCGTTTCTTATACTTTTGCGAAGTTGATTCTGGAGTTGAATGATATTGCCGGGAAACACGGCGTCGGAAGAATCGACCATGTCGAGAACCGCCTCGTCGGCATCAAATCACGTGAAATCTACGAAGCGCCGGCAGCAATGACGCTGATTGCGGCTCATAAAGAATTGGAAGACATCACATTGGTGAAAGAAATGGCGCATTTCAAGCCGGTCATCGAGAAAAAGCTGACGGAATTGATTTACGAGGGCTTATGGTTTTCGCCGCTGCGCATTGCACTCCAAGCGTTCCTGAAAGAAACGCAAGTGTATGTTAACGGCACAGTGCGTGTGAAACTGTTCAAAGGCCACGCCATCATTGAAGGGCGTAAATCGCCAAACTCCCTGTACAGCGAGCAATTGGCTACTTACTCAACCGACGATACATTCAACCATTCATCTGCTGTCGGCTTTATCGAATTGTGGGGCCTTCCGACAGTGGTCAATTCGATGGTCAATAAAAAAGAAAAGGTTGCTGTTAAAGAACAGGTGAAATCATGA
- the argH gene encoding argininosuccinate lyase translates to MTKLWGGRFQKSAEQWVDEFGASISFDQHLVMEDLEGSTAHVKMLSACHILTEQEAALILSGLATLKEKAKAGGLQFSVANEDIHLNLEKLLIDEIGPVGGKLHTARSRNDQVATDMHLYLKNRVKEIIEAVAAFQGAIVEQAEAHVETIVPGYTHLQRAQPISFGHHLLTYFWMLERDKARLAESLKRIDVSPLGAGAMSGTTFPIDRELAASFLGFSGVYENSLDAVSDRDFIVEFLSNASMLMMHMSRFAEEIILWSSEEFRFIELDDAFSTGSSIMPQKKNPDMAELIRGKTGRVYGNLFGLLTTLKGLPLAYNKDMQEDKEGMFDTVQTLAGSLPIFEGMVRTMTVRTDSMEKAVHSDFSNATELADYLASKGMPFREAHDVTGKLVFTCIQRGYFLKDLPLADLQEASPLIEEDIYETLMPATAVKRRNSLGGTGFDQVRKQLGLAKQLIGQ, encoded by the coding sequence ATGACGAAATTATGGGGAGGCCGCTTTCAAAAGTCGGCCGAACAATGGGTGGATGAATTCGGAGCGTCGATTTCTTTTGACCAGCACTTGGTGATGGAAGATTTGGAAGGCAGCACGGCGCATGTAAAAATGCTGTCGGCTTGCCACATCCTGACGGAACAAGAAGCTGCGCTCATTTTGTCCGGCCTGGCAACGCTTAAAGAAAAAGCGAAAGCCGGCGGGCTCCAATTCAGCGTGGCAAACGAAGACATCCATCTGAATTTGGAAAAGCTGCTGATCGACGAAATCGGCCCAGTCGGCGGCAAGCTCCATACCGCAAGAAGCCGCAACGATCAAGTAGCGACGGATATGCATTTGTATTTGAAAAACCGCGTGAAGGAAATTATTGAAGCGGTAGCCGCTTTCCAGGGGGCGATCGTTGAGCAAGCGGAAGCGCATGTGGAAACGATTGTTCCGGGCTACACGCACCTGCAGCGCGCACAGCCGATTTCATTCGGCCATCATTTGCTGACGTATTTCTGGATGCTTGAGCGCGACAAAGCGCGCTTGGCGGAATCACTCAAACGCATCGATGTATCGCCGCTCGGCGCGGGGGCGATGTCCGGCACGACGTTCCCGATCGACCGCGAACTGGCCGCCAGTTTCCTCGGCTTTTCTGGCGTCTATGAAAATAGCCTGGACGCTGTCAGCGACCGCGACTTCATCGTCGAATTTTTGAGCAATGCGTCGATGCTGATGATGCATATGTCGCGCTTTGCCGAAGAAATCATTCTGTGGTCGAGCGAAGAATTCCGCTTTATCGAACTTGATGATGCCTTCTCTACGGGGTCAAGCATCATGCCGCAAAAGAAGAATCCGGATATGGCTGAACTGATTCGCGGCAAGACGGGACGCGTCTACGGCAACCTGTTCGGTTTGCTGACAACGCTGAAAGGTTTGCCGCTCGCCTATAATAAGGACATGCAGGAAGACAAAGAAGGCATGTTCGATACAGTCCAAACACTCGCCGGCTCTTTGCCGATTTTTGAAGGCATGGTCCGGACAATGACGGTTCGCACCGACTCCATGGAAAAAGCGGTTCATTCGGATTTCTCGAACGCTACGGAACTCGCCGATTATTTGGCCTCAAAAGGCATGCCATTCCGTGAAGCGCATGACGTTACTGGAAAGCTTGTCTTTACATGCATACAGCGAGGCTATTTCCTGAAGGACCTGCCGCTTGCAGATCTCCAGGAAGCAAGTCCGCTTATTGAAGAAGATATTTACGAAACTTTGATGCCGGCGACGGCGGTCAAGCGCCGCAATTCACTGGGCGGCACAGGTTTCGACCAAGTACGCAAACAACTCGGACTTGCCAAGCAACTTATCGGGCAGTAA
- a CDS encoding phosphatase PAP2 family protein: MEEEKKKAAFPALLLIIGLAVASFFIWLFAELAEELLENELRKFDETIIGFFNSVANSTLDMFFLVITELGSVRFLTALSVLTLLLLWFKAKDKWGILFFVIAVGGGSLLTLLLKNLYDRRRPSINESIDAVGYSFPSGHSMGSLLFYGFIGYFAVRSRLKKRVKVLILIILAVLVVLIGTSRIYLGAHFPSDVIAGYIAGTIWLILCLLALEWAQWQSGSHVRPVQVMRRFLVSSFQSTKKRIRR, from the coding sequence ATGGAAGAAGAAAAAAAGAAAGCTGCTTTTCCCGCGTTATTGCTAATAATCGGTTTAGCGGTTGCAAGCTTTTTTATTTGGCTGTTTGCAGAGCTGGCGGAAGAACTGCTGGAAAATGAATTGAGAAAATTTGATGAAACAATCATTGGTTTTTTCAATTCCGTGGCAAATTCGACACTGGACATGTTTTTCCTTGTTATCACCGAATTGGGGTCTGTCCGGTTTTTGACGGCTTTGTCGGTCCTTACTCTTTTATTGCTTTGGTTCAAAGCTAAAGACAAGTGGGGAATTCTCTTTTTCGTTATTGCAGTAGGAGGAGGATCCCTTCTCACTTTACTATTGAAGAATCTTTACGACCGAAGGCGCCCTTCAATCAATGAATCAATTGATGCCGTCGGATATAGCTTCCCGAGCGGCCATTCGATGGGATCGCTTCTCTTTTATGGTTTTATCGGCTACTTTGCTGTACGAAGCAGACTGAAAAAAAGAGTGAAAGTGCTTATTCTCATTATATTAGCCGTTTTAGTTGTGTTAATCGGAACCAGCCGGATTTACTTGGGAGCCCATTTTCCGAGTGACGTCATTGCTGGCTATATAGCTGGAACCATTTGGCTCATTCTTTGCCTGTTGGCGCTTGAATGGGCGCAGTGGCAAAGCGGCAGCCATGTGCGTCCGGTTCAAGTAATGCGGAGATTTTTAGTTTCCAGTTTTCAGTCAACAAAGAAGAGGATTCGGCGCTAG
- a CDS encoding DinB/UmuC family translesion DNA polymerase produces MYEGLEKRPIICLDMRSFYASCAAIDLGLDPLEACIAVIGNQEQKGSVVLAASPVLKKEFGVRTGTRLFEIPDDPRILKIEPKMDFFMKVSIEITRLLREYVPAEAIHVYSIDESFVDLSGTEKIWGTPKAIISHLQDDIVRQFSLPSAIGLGPNMLLAKLALDLDAKKTGFAEWKYSDVPEKLWPVAPLSKMWGIGSRLEKSLNSMGIFSVGDLAKSELSRLEDTFGILGNQLYHHAWGIDLSKLGPALAGEGQESFGKGQILYRDYTTAADILTVLLEMAEDVARRARVAEKAGRTISLSVGYSMHAFGGGFHRSQTIQEATNDTMKIHAACKRLLAEFYDGRPARRLAISLSNLEEETSMQLSLFEQRKWQTRKLGAAMDAMREKYGPTAVLRAVSYTEAGTARERADLIGGHRSGKAKPPPEV; encoded by the coding sequence ATGTATGAAGGATTGGAAAAGCGGCCCATTATCTGTTTGGATATGCGCAGTTTTTATGCGAGCTGCGCGGCGATTGACTTGGGGCTTGACCCGCTGGAAGCTTGCATTGCGGTGATCGGCAACCAGGAACAAAAAGGAAGCGTGGTGTTGGCTGCCTCGCCGGTACTGAAGAAAGAGTTTGGCGTCCGGACGGGCACACGGCTTTTTGAGATTCCGGATGATCCGCGCATATTGAAAATCGAACCGAAAATGGATTTTTTCATGAAGGTGTCGATAGAAATCACGCGGCTCTTGAGAGAGTATGTGCCGGCTGAAGCGATTCACGTCTACAGCATCGATGAAAGTTTTGTCGATTTGAGCGGCACGGAGAAAATCTGGGGGACGCCAAAAGCGATCATTTCGCATCTGCAAGATGACATTGTCCGGCAATTCTCGCTTCCTTCAGCAATCGGATTGGGGCCGAATATGCTGCTGGCTAAACTGGCGCTCGATTTGGATGCCAAGAAAACCGGATTTGCTGAGTGGAAGTACAGCGACGTACCGGAGAAATTGTGGCCGGTGGCGCCGCTCAGCAAAATGTGGGGCATTGGCTCGCGCCTGGAAAAAAGCTTGAACAGCATGGGCATTTTTTCAGTCGGCGATTTGGCGAAAAGTGAGTTGTCCCGCTTGGAAGATACGTTTGGCATCCTTGGCAACCAGCTGTACCATCACGCATGGGGCATCGATTTATCCAAACTTGGCCCGGCGCTTGCCGGAGAAGGGCAGGAAAGCTTCGGCAAAGGACAGATTCTTTACCGGGATTACACCACAGCTGCGGACATCCTGACGGTGCTCCTCGAAATGGCGGAAGACGTGGCAAGACGCGCGCGCGTCGCCGAAAAAGCGGGGCGTACGATATCGCTGTCGGTCGGCTACAGCATGCATGCATTCGGCGGCGGATTTCACCGGTCGCAGACAATCCAGGAAGCGACGAACGACACCATGAAAATCCATGCGGCCTGCAAAAGGCTCCTTGCAGAATTTTATGATGGCCGCCCTGCGAGAAGATTGGCCATCTCTTTGTCGAATCTGGAAGAAGAAACGAGTATGCAGCTTAGTTTGTTTGAGCAGCGCAAATGGCAAACCCGCAAGCTCGGCGCTGCGATGGACGCCATGCGTGAAAAGTATGGGCCGACTGCTGTGCTCCGTGCCGTTTCCTATACAGAAGCTGGAACAGCCCGTGAACGTGCCGATTTGATTGGCGGTCATCGGTCAGGCAAAGCGAAGCCTCCGCCAGAAGTCTGA
- a CDS encoding ABC transporter transmembrane domain-containing protein — protein MRVFLELGWFFKERKMHYSIGVIMLLMVAFLGVLPPRIIGFVVDEISRGSLTPAFLLKWIGILAAAAVAMYILRYAWRQMIFGSSVLLARNLRKQLFNHFTRMSPAFYQKRRVGDLMAHATNDLQAVQQTAGPGVLTLVDSFATGGFVIAAMAFTINWKLTLIVLLPMPLMAYMTNYYGKLLHERFHRAQEAFSGLNDKTQESISGMKVIKTFGQEQEDINDFERLSGEVVEENIRVARVDSLFDPTISAIIGVCYFLTIGFGSYFVRQGEMTIGDLVAFTAYLGLLVWPMLAFGWLFNIVERGRASYDRIRALLAQPVDIDDRENALDKRPEGNLVFSVEKFKFPDDDRAALEDVYFVLKQGETLGIAGKTGSGKSAILRLLMREFDNYEGEITFGNVSIQDYKKQRLREAIGYVPQDHFLFSTTVAGNIAFARPDATMEEVVQAAKMAHIHEDILNFTDGYNTVVGERGVSLSGGQKQRISIARALMMKPELLILDDSLSAVDAKTEEAILGSLKKTRTGETTIITSHRLSAIQHAHQILVMHEGTVAEIGTHEALLEKKGRYYEMYQLQQLEALVEQGGEA, from the coding sequence ATGCGCGTATTTTTGGAATTGGGTTGGTTTTTTAAAGAAAGGAAAATGCATTACTCAATTGGCGTAATAATGTTGCTGATGGTGGCGTTTTTAGGCGTGCTGCCGCCGCGCATCATCGGGTTCGTCGTCGATGAAATCAGCCGCGGTTCATTGACCCCTGCTTTTTTGCTGAAGTGGATTGGTATCTTGGCTGCCGCTGCGGTCGCCATGTATATTCTCCGCTATGCATGGCGGCAGATGATTTTCGGTTCATCAGTACTGCTGGCGCGCAATCTGCGAAAACAGTTATTCAATCACTTCACGCGGATGTCTCCGGCTTTTTATCAGAAGCGCCGGGTCGGTGATTTGATGGCACATGCAACGAACGATTTGCAGGCTGTGCAGCAAACTGCGGGACCGGGTGTTTTGACGCTGGTGGATTCGTTTGCGACCGGCGGCTTTGTCATTGCGGCGATGGCATTCACGATCAACTGGAAACTGACATTGATCGTGCTGCTGCCGATGCCGCTCATGGCGTATATGACCAATTATTACGGCAAGCTGCTGCACGAGCGATTCCACAGAGCCCAGGAAGCATTCTCCGGCTTGAACGACAAAACGCAGGAAAGCATTTCCGGTATGAAAGTCATCAAGACATTTGGCCAGGAACAGGAAGACATCAATGATTTTGAGAGGTTGTCCGGTGAAGTGGTGGAAGAGAATATTCGCGTTGCGCGTGTCGATTCGCTGTTTGATCCAACGATTTCCGCCATTATCGGCGTCTGTTATTTCCTGACGATCGGTTTCGGTTCATATTTTGTCAGACAAGGCGAAATGACCATTGGTGATTTGGTGGCATTCACGGCCTATTTAGGCTTGTTGGTGTGGCCGATGCTCGCTTTTGGCTGGCTGTTCAATATCGTTGAACGCGGACGGGCTTCTTATGACCGCATCCGTGCGCTCTTGGCACAGCCGGTGGATATTGATGACCGGGAAAATGCCCTCGACAAACGGCCTGAAGGAAATCTGGTCTTTTCTGTGGAGAAATTCAAGTTCCCGGACGATGACCGTGCAGCGCTCGAGGATGTTTATTTTGTTTTGAAGCAAGGAGAAACGCTCGGCATCGCCGGGAAAACCGGTTCAGGAAAATCGGCCATCCTGCGCCTTTTGATGCGCGAGTTTGACAATTACGAAGGCGAAATTACATTCGGCAATGTGTCGATTCAGGATTATAAAAAACAGCGCCTGCGGGAAGCGATCGGCTATGTGCCGCAAGACCATTTCCTGTTTTCCACAACGGTAGCAGGGAATATCGCATTCGCTCGCCCGGATGCCACGATGGAAGAAGTGGTGCAAGCCGCGAAAATGGCTCATATCCATGAAGACATTTTAAACTTTACTGACGGCTATAACACCGTTGTCGGCGAGCGCGGCGTGTCGCTGTCCGGCGGCCAGAAGCAGCGTATTTCGATCGCCCGGGCGCTGATGATGAAGCCGGAACTGCTGATTTTGGACGATTCCTTATCGGCGGTCGATGCTAAAACAGAAGAAGCGATTTTGGGTTCGCTGAAAAAAACCCGGACCGGCGAAACGACCATCATCACATCGCACCGCCTCAGCGCCATCCAGCATGCTCACCAAATTCTTGTTATGCATGAAGGCACGGTTGCGGAAATCGGTACACATGAAGCGTTACTCGAGAAAAAAGGGCGATATTATGAGATGTATCAACTGCAGCAACTCGAAGCGCTTGTCGAGCAAGGAGGCGAAGCGTAA
- a CDS encoding ABC transporter ATP-binding protein gives MEQPDTLTGKAQWLVFKRLLRYLGPHKKMVFLALGLLALTVLGDVLGPLLIKTFIDDYLTPGTFPTGPVVGLALGYLFIQVSNVIISYFQLLKFQEAALKIIQQLRIDVFTKVQNLGMRYFDKTPAGSMVSRVTNDTEAIKEMFVSVLIGFIQSAFLIVGVYIAMFFLNARLALMTLVLLPLLFGIMYMYRKYSSVFYQDLRERLGQLNAKLSESVQGMGMIQAFGQEQRLQDEFNEINDKHWAAGQRNIKLDGLLLRPAIDIVYALALIMLLSYFGVTSFSNTVEVGVIYAFVTYIDRFFEPIGQVMQRLSIFQQAIVAASRVFALLDEEDMAPHQENALGGITSGKIEFRNVTFSYDGKTEVLKNISFTAEPGQTVALVGHTGSGKSSIINLLMRFYEFTDGEILIDGKSVKEYSAQELRSKMGLVLQDPFLFYGTIDSNIRLHNKSMTDEHVRAAAEFVQADRFIEQLPDAYGQAVTERGSTFSSGQRQLVAFARTMATDPKILVLDEATANIDTETEVAIQSSLEKMRRGRTTIAIAHRLSTIQDAELILVLHHGEIFERGTHQQLLAKRGLYHKMYLLQNGIVE, from the coding sequence ATGGAACAACCAGACACTCTGACCGGCAAAGCCCAATGGCTGGTATTTAAACGGCTGCTGCGCTATTTGGGGCCGCATAAGAAAATGGTGTTTTTGGCGCTCGGTTTACTGGCGCTGACTGTGCTCGGGGATGTGCTCGGCCCGTTGCTCATCAAGACGTTCATCGACGATTACTTGACGCCGGGGACGTTTCCGACAGGCCCGGTAGTCGGCCTTGCGCTCGGCTACTTGTTCATCCAGGTGAGCAATGTCATCATCAGCTATTTTCAATTGTTGAAGTTCCAGGAAGCTGCGCTCAAAATCATTCAGCAGCTACGCATCGACGTGTTTACGAAAGTGCAGAATCTTGGCATGCGCTATTTTGATAAAACACCTGCCGGCAGCATGGTTTCGCGCGTCACCAACGACACCGAAGCCATCAAAGAAATGTTCGTCAGCGTCTTGATCGGGTTTATTCAAAGTGCGTTTTTGATCGTCGGCGTCTATATCGCGATGTTCTTCTTGAATGCCCGACTGGCGCTCATGACGTTGGTATTGCTGCCATTGTTGTTCGGCATCATGTATATGTACCGCAAATACAGCTCGGTCTTTTACCAGGACTTGCGGGAGCGGCTCGGCCAGCTGAACGCTAAATTATCCGAATCGGTCCAAGGCATGGGCATGATCCAGGCGTTCGGCCAGGAACAGCGGCTGCAGGATGAATTCAATGAAATCAACGACAAGCACTGGGCGGCGGGCCAGCGCAACATCAAATTGGACGGCTTATTGCTGCGGCCGGCGATTGATATCGTCTATGCGCTCGCCTTGATTATGCTGCTCAGTTATTTCGGGGTCACGTCGTTTTCGAATACGGTGGAAGTCGGTGTCATTTATGCGTTTGTCACGTACATCGACCGCTTTTTCGAACCGATCGGCCAAGTGATGCAGCGGCTGTCGATTTTCCAGCAGGCGATTGTCGCCGCTTCACGCGTCTTTGCGCTGCTTGATGAAGAAGATATGGCGCCGCATCAGGAAAACGCTCTTGGCGGCATCACTTCCGGAAAAATCGAATTCCGCAATGTGACGTTTTCGTATGACGGCAAAACCGAAGTTTTAAAGAACATTTCGTTCACCGCCGAACCAGGACAGACAGTGGCTCTAGTCGGGCATACCGGCAGCGGCAAAAGCTCCATCATCAATTTGCTTATGCGTTTTTATGAATTTACGGACGGCGAAATATTAATCGATGGCAAGTCGGTAAAAGAGTATAGCGCCCAAGAACTGCGGTCGAAAATGGGGCTTGTTTTGCAGGATCCTTTCCTGTTTTACGGAACGATCGACTCAAACATCCGCTTGCACAATAAGTCCATGACAGATGAGCATGTCCGGGCGGCTGCTGAATTTGTCCAGGCAGACCGCTTTATTGAACAGTTGCCGGATGCATATGGACAAGCGGTCACCGAACGCGGTTCGACGTTCTCGAGCGGACAGCGCCAGCTTGTGGCGTTCGCCCGGACGATGGCAACCGATCCCAAAATACTGGTGCTGGACGAAGCGACCGCGAACATCGACACGGAAACGGAAGTGGCGATCCAATCGAGCCTCGAAAAGATGCGGCGCGGCCGTACGACAATCGCCATCGCTCACCGCCTGAGCACCATCCAGGACGCCGAACTGATTTTGGTCCTGCATCACGGTGAAATTTTCGAGCGGGGAACGCATCAACAACTGCTCGCGAAACGCGGGCTGTACCACAAAATGTATTTGCTGCAAAACGGCATAGTAGAGTAA
- a CDS encoding cytochrome c biogenesis CcdA family protein, with product MATDINLFLAFGAGFLSFVSPCTLPLYPAFLSYITGMTIDEIKNDKKVMQRRGMFHTLFFLLGFSTIFIALGFSTSFFYEWFLQYDELIRQVGAIFIVLFGLMIVGVFTPKFLMQDRKFSFKNRPSGFLGTFVIGLAFAAGWTPCTGPITAAIYTLAAANPGSGVWYMLAYVLGFAIPFFVLSFFVTRMGWLRKHNKAIMTTGGYIMIAVGVLLFFDGLTYLIRVLSPVFGDFQGF from the coding sequence GTGGCAACCGATATCAATTTATTTCTGGCGTTTGGCGCAGGGTTTTTGAGTTTTGTCTCGCCTTGTACGTTGCCGCTGTACCCAGCATTTTTATCTTATATAACCGGCATGACGATTGATGAAATTAAAAACGACAAAAAGGTCATGCAAAGAAGAGGCATGTTCCATACGCTCTTTTTCTTGCTCGGATTTTCAACCATCTTTATCGCGCTCGGATTTAGCACTTCTTTCTTTTACGAATGGTTTCTTCAGTATGACGAATTGATTCGCCAAGTCGGTGCAATTTTTATCGTCTTGTTCGGGCTGATGATCGTCGGCGTCTTCACGCCGAAGTTCCTTATGCAGGACCGGAAGTTCTCCTTTAAAAACCGGCCGAGCGGATTTTTAGGGACATTCGTCATCGGTTTGGCATTCGCTGCAGGCTGGACGCCTTGTACCGGGCCAATCACCGCCGCCATTTACACGCTGGCAGCTGCTAACCCTGGCTCTGGCGTCTGGTATATGCTTGCTTATGTGCTCGGCTTCGCAATTCCGTTTTTCGTGCTATCGTTTTTTGTTACCCGCATGGGTTGGCTGCGCAAGCACAATAAAGCTATCATGACTACCGGCGGATATATTATGATTGCAGTAGGAGTTTTGCTGTTCTTCGACGGACTGACTTACTTGATTCGGGTTCTTAGCCCGGTATTCGGCGACTTCCAAGGATTTTAA
- a CDS encoding thioredoxin family protein: MKAISSMQEYQEKIDQRESFLLFVKTDNCSVCEGLRPQVESFEKAYRLPFFMANAARLPELAGSLLLFTAPVVLLFHEGKEIHRFARFVPIEELRRKLDEMEEGLNV; encoded by the coding sequence ATGAAAGCCATAAGTTCAATGCAGGAATACCAAGAAAAAATCGATCAGCGGGAATCGTTTCTGCTGTTTGTTAAGACCGATAATTGCTCGGTTTGCGAAGGGCTGCGCCCGCAAGTTGAAAGTTTTGAAAAAGCATACCGCCTGCCTTTTTTTATGGCCAATGCAGCGCGTTTGCCTGAACTTGCCGGCAGTTTGCTGCTGTTTACTGCGCCGGTTGTTCTATTGTTTCATGAAGGAAAAGAAATCCACCGTTTTGCGCGATTTGTCCCAATTGAGGAATTGCGGCGAAAATTGGATGAAATGGAGGAGGGGTTAAATGTTTAG
- a CDS encoding CcdC family protein has translation MFSMIPPELLLVVTSVGAVAMGIFVMIMRTKSAKKPASVKKIVLPPLFMSTGALMFIFPFFRVHPMQIFEALVVGMIFSTVLIWTSKFEVRDGDIYLKQSKAFIFILIGLLIVRLIGKVVLSATIDVGELGGMFWILAFGMIVPWRIAMYLQYKKLEDKTKSAVPN, from the coding sequence ATGTTTAGCATGATTCCACCGGAACTGTTGCTGGTGGTGACATCTGTAGGAGCAGTGGCTATGGGGATATTCGTTATGATTATGCGGACAAAATCCGCAAAAAAACCGGCTTCTGTGAAAAAAATCGTCCTGCCGCCGCTATTTATGTCAACTGGCGCACTGATGTTCATCTTTCCATTTTTCCGTGTTCATCCAATGCAGATCTTTGAAGCGCTTGTCGTGGGGATGATTTTTTCGACCGTATTGATTTGGACGTCTAAATTTGAAGTCAGAGACGGCGATATTTATTTAAAGCAGTCGAAAGCGTTCATCTTTATCTTAATCGGCTTGCTCATTGTCCGGTTGATCGGAAAGGTTGTCTTAAGTGCGACGATTGATGTCGGAGAACTCGGCGGCATGTTCTGGATTTTAGCATTCGGCATGATTGTGCCATGGCGGATAGCCATGTACCTGCAATATAAAAAACTGGAAGACAAAACAAAAAGCGCTGTCCCTAATTAA
- a CDS encoding DUF2621 domain-containing protein: MQLDGWFLWFILFWVVVLVGLFAIGGYFMFRKFLKSMPKKDGLSDLNWEEYYVDKTIHLWGDEEKALLNELVQPVPDLFRPVAKQKIAGKIGQILLEEKAKKMKHEHIIRGYIQATPKRDHKFLRKKLNELKIDVTPYEHYFEQ, translated from the coding sequence GTGCAACTTGATGGCTGGTTTTTATGGTTTATCCTGTTTTGGGTAGTGGTGCTTGTCGGGCTGTTTGCAATTGGCGGGTATTTTATGTTCAGGAAGTTCCTGAAATCGATGCCGAAAAAGGATGGACTTTCTGATTTGAATTGGGAAGAGTATTATGTAGACAAAACCATTCACTTGTGGGGCGATGAAGAAAAAGCGCTATTAAACGAACTCGTCCAACCGGTTCCGGATTTGTTCCGCCCAGTGGCGAAACAGAAAATTGCCGGTAAGATCGGCCAGATTCTTTTAGAGGAAAAAGCGAAAAAGATGAAACACGAACACATCATCCGGGGATATATCCAAGCAACGCCAAAGCGTGATCATAAGTTTCTTCGCAAGAAATTGAACGAACTGAAAATCGACGTTACCCCGTATGAACATTATTTCGAACAGTAA
- a CDS encoding DUF1659 domain-containing protein yields MANSDFKGASIRLIFDNGLDDKGKVKKKVKVYQNVTEEAAADAIFEVARVLGEFGTKPLMFLEKQKGETIYG; encoded by the coding sequence ATGGCAAACAGCGATTTTAAAGGCGCAAGCATCCGTCTCATCTTTGATAATGGCTTGGATGACAAAGGCAAAGTGAAAAAGAAAGTAAAGGTGTACCAGAATGTAACGGAAGAGGCTGCTGCAGATGCAATTTTCGAAGTAGCTCGTGTGTTGGGTGAATTCGGCACAAAACCATTGATGTTTTTGGAGAAACAAAAAGGCGAAACGATTTACGGTTAA
- a CDS encoding DUF2922 domain-containing protein, translating to MAKTLELAFETAAGKSVTLSVEEPREGITAAQLLAGMQTIIAQNIFEVQGSSFALAKGARIVERNVVEYQL from the coding sequence ATGGCAAAAACATTGGAATTAGCATTTGAGACAGCAGCCGGAAAATCGGTCACGCTGTCAGTGGAAGAACCGCGGGAAGGCATCACGGCAGCCCAACTGTTAGCCGGCATGCAGACGATTATTGCGCAAAACATTTTTGAAGTGCAAGGATCTTCTTTTGCACTGGCAAAAGGGGCGCGCATTGTCGAACGCAATGTTGTCGAGTACCAACTGTAA